The DNA segment ACATAAGCGATAACAATATCTTAGAAATCACAAAAGAACAATATAAAGCCATAGGCGATAAATTTGCCGATGACGATAAGTTTAAAATCACGGGTCTGGACGAAGGCGATATCGATATCGCAAAGAACAATAAAGTTGCCGAATTTAGGATGCAAGAGGGTAAGACATTAAATGTAACGATAGCTCAACTGGAGATACTAAAAGGCAAGGCAGAGGACGGAACATTTAGCGTATTGGACGGTGCTGCTAATTTTACATCTTCAAGCTTGCAAACTCTAGAGACAAACATAAAAAAGATCAAAACCATCAAAACCAACGAACAAACAAAACAAGAAATAACGGTATCGAAAAAATTTGCAAACGCCATTAATAAATTTGCGGCGGATGAAAAACTAAAAGTCACCGAAGTGGAGAGTGCCGAAGAGGCAAAAGAATTCGCTTCAAAACCTCAAGTAAAATCTCTTGAATTAAAAGGCGGCATAGCGAGCCTAGCGGTAAAAGCGGAGGACTTTAAGGCTATCGCGGAAAAGATTTTGGATCACGGAAAGCTTGATATAAAAGATACCGCCGCAGCTATAGCGAGCAAACTAGACGATATCATGAATGATGCTACAAAAGCTAAAATCAAGGGAATCGACATAAGCGACACGGGAACTTTATCTCTCACAAAGGCGCAATACGACTCTCTCAAAGATAAATTCGCCGCCGACGATAATCTAAAAATAACAGATGTAACGGGCGCTATAGCGGCAAGTAATGCAAAAGATACTTTTGCCCTTAAATCCAATGCGAGCGGCGTCGATATAACAAACTTTAGCGCGGATGATAAGGTTGATTTTGCAAATTTGGGCGTTAAGCACAAGGAAAATTTAACTACTGCTAAAAATGCCGATCTAGAAATGGCAGATGGAAATATATATCAAGTCGATATGGCTGAAAATATAGCCGGTAAAAATTATTCAGACGCTGATTTCGCAGAGCTGTTTGGAAACGGAAAAACTTTCAAATCCATAGCAAACGGCAAATCATCAACCGTTTTAGTAAAAGGAAATGACGCAAACAAGATCACTCAAATCTATAAAATAGAAGATAAAAACAATGATGGCAATATCACTAATAATGAAGTAACTCTCGTAGGTAAAATCACGGGAGATTATCTGGAAGCTAACGATATAATCACCGGTAGCTAAATCTAAATCAAGTCTTTGTAGGCTTTTACGCTTACAAAGACTACTTTTCTTTTTACCCTGTTCCGTAATATTTTCGATACCGGATTTTTAAACCGCAAAACAAGAATAAAATATAAAAACTCTTATCTTTAGCCCGCTCAAACATCGCAAACTCGTGCGCGAACAAAGCTCAGATAGCGTAGGCTGTGAAATTTGAACTATACAAACCGTATCCGAATTTAACATTGGTGTAAAAATAGCAAGAAACGCTCGAGAATTTTGACAAAATCTCATAAAATTCGCTATTGACGCAAGCCGCTCGCCGCGTTCGCCTACAACAGTAAGAGGTGGCAAAACCGCAAGGCAAAAAGACGGCGATAGCAGTTTTTGCAGATAAAAAGACGGCTAACTACGAGGCGGGCAAAGGCAGAAGCTTTAAACTCGGGCGGCGAAACGAGAGTAGGAATGGACGAGATGCTAAGCCCGTTTAAAACTATGACAAATTTCACGGATATGGTCACTGCGGAAAACTTCGTATTTTACGGCTTCTTGTTTGACTAAAATCCCAAAATCGTGCAAAAAAGCGCGGAAAAATATTTGGAATTTTTACTAAAATTTTAGCTCTCTACTCCGGATAAAACCTCAAGCGCCTCTTGATATCCGCATTTGCCGCAGTCGAAACGGTGATAAATGATGGTTTTTGCGCTTTTTCTTGCGTAAATTTTACTTTGTTATATTAAAAAAGTTGCGGTTTTTCAAGCCGTTAAATTTTGCTTAAATTTAGATGCGATTGCAACAAAGCCGTATAGTTGATCTATCGGTTTAATTTTTCACATCCAAAATGCCGCAGTTAAGCCCGTCAAATTTAACTAAACCACGAAGGCAAAATTCGCTTCTGCAAGTGCGTCAAATTTTAAAGATAAGTTTGGTTTTCATAAGCAAAACGTCGCAGCAAAACAAAGCGCGCATATAAATGCGCTATGCAAAATATCAATGCCTACGCTTGCCCAAAAACACCGAAAAATCATAAAACAAGCGCTATGCAAGCGGACATCGACCGCTGTGATGCAAAAGCGTATATGCGCCGCAAAAAGCAAGCGGCAGATAAAAGCTGTTTAAAATTTTAACACTCGGGGCCCAAAGAGCTTTTGGGCAAAATATTTTACCGTCCGACTCGTCGCCGACTCTAACCTTGATCGGGAGCTTGCGGGGCGATCTTACTTTAAATGCCAAAACCGAAAATGCCGTAACGATAAAATACCTTCTAGGCTCGCAAACAATGCCTGGTCGCTCGTAAAATCCTCAAATAAAATCGATTAGTAAAATTTAGCGCAAAATCATCGCAAACGCGCAAAATACATACCGCAAAAAGCAAACGGCAACCCAAAAAGTAATCCGCTAGCCGTAAATTTAGCCGTATATTTCGCTCAAAATGCCAAACCCGGCAAACTATGTAAGCGTATATAGCTCGTCAAATTCTCTTTTTTAAAATTTAAAATGCAAGGCTTACGAAATTTTCTTTTGTTTCGGGCGAAAGACCTTCATCACGCTCTCGTCGGTCTCGATAAATGCGCCGCCGATCAGATCGATGCAGTATGGAATCGACGGAAATACGGGCTCCAGACACTCCCTGATCGCCTTTGGCTGGCCGGGTAAATTTACGATGAGCGCGTGCCCTTTGATGCCTGCGGTTTGGCGCGATAGGATCGCCGTAGGGACGTATTTTAGGCTAGCTGCGCGCATTAGCTCGCCAAAGCCGGGCATCATCTTTTCGCACACGGCTTCGGTTGCTTCCGGCGTCACGTCGCGAGGAGCCGGCCCCGTGCCGCCTGTAGTTAGCACCAGATCGCAGCCTAGCACGTCTATCATATGCTTTAGGCGCTCTTTTATGAGTTCGATCTCGTCAGGTATCACCTCGTAAAAATATTCGCGCTCGCTTTTTATCCAGCCATCCAAAACCTCTTTTATCGCCGCGCCCGATAGATCGTCGTATTTGCCCTCGCTAGCGCGGTCGCTCAATGTCAATATGCCTATTTTTACTTTCATTTTTTCTCCTTAAATTTAGTTGTAATACTCTTTTATTATCCTACTAAGCGCGTCTTTATCTATACTCTCGTAAATTTCTATATATTCACTGATGCGCTCCAGCTGCGTTTTCATCCCCGCTAGAAACGTCCCGACTTCGGCGTATGCCTCTTGCAGTAGCTCCTCAGCCTCCGCCGCGCTTGGCGTAAAGGTACGCCCCATGCCATACTCAAAGACCATATTTTGCGCGATCTCACGGGCCTTTTGGATGTCGGCGTTGGAGTTTGAAAACGTATCGTCTTTGACCATCTTTAGCGCGCTCATACCCGCCAAACAGACCTTGATGCGAGCAAACATCTGCGAGCGCGACTCTATCTCTCGCTCGGGGCGCATAAACTGCTCCTCGACGAGCGAAATTTTTTCAAATTCTATCCCGAACCAATACGCCGCCAAGGCCTTTGCGCCCTGATAGAGCGCTTGGATGCGCTTTTCCTCGTCGTTGTAGCTCAAAATCCTCTTTTTCCCGAGCAGGACTTTGTTTAAAACGCTTTCAAAATCGCTAAATTCGATTATCTCGACGCCGCGTCTTAGCGCATTTATCGCGGCTTCATTTACCAGCGTAGAAAGCGCCGCCCCGCTAAAACCGACGCTGATACGCGCTACGTCCTGCGCCTCTACGCTCGTGTTTTTGTCTTTCAGATAGGACTTTACGATCTCCGTCCTGTCGGTAAAATCTGGCATCGAAAGGAAAATGCGCCTGTCAAATCGTCCCGAGCGCAGTAGCGCCTCGTCTATCATCTCGATGCGGTTGGTTGCGGCGATCACGATGACGCCGGAGTTATCCTCAAAGCCGTCCATCTCGGTCAGCAGCTGATTTAGCGTGGCCTCGCGCTCGTCGTTTCGGTTGCCGCCGCGCACCTTGCCCACGGCGTCGATCTCGTCGATAAAGATGATGGAGGGCGCATATGCTTTAGCCTTTAAAAACAGCTCATGCACGCGTTTTGCGCCCATACCGACGTAAATTTGAACAAAACTCGCGCCGCTTTGGTAAAAAAACGGCACTCCCGCCTCGCCCGCGACGGCCTTTGCCACTAGCGTTTTACCCACGCCAGGAGGCCCGACCATCAGCACGCCTTTTGGCATTTTGATGCCGAATTTTTTATATTTCGTCGGATTTTTTAGAAAATCCACGATCTCGCTTAGCTCGAATTTAACGTCCTTTATGCCCGCCACGTCGTCAAATTTGACGTTTGAGATAGCAGGAGCCACCGAGCTAGCGGCAATATTTTCATACTCATAGACGTTTGCTTTTTGATTTTCGTTTTGAGCGGCTAGTCTTTGTTTTTTAAACCTAGCATAAACCGCAAGCCCCACAAAACAAATAGCTATCAGCGCTAGCACGGCTAAAATTTCATCCAGCACGGGCGTCTCTTTTTTTAGATCGACTGGCACTTTTTGCACCAGAGCGCGCATGTCCACGCCGTCTTTTACGATGATGTATTTGTTGCCGCCCTTAGTCGTGAGCTCCAGCTCGCCGCCGTTTACGGTCGCGCTTGCGATCATATCGCCCTCTAGCAGCTTTTCATAGCTTTCGTACATTATATTTTTGGGTTGATTTCTGCCTACCGCAACGGCTAGCAAGATCGCCAAAATAGCCGTCAAAATCATGATGATCTTTTG comes from the Campylobacter rectus genome and includes:
- a CDS encoding DUF4214 domain-containing protein → MNITQSQISALYVTLFGRAGEGSGNKYWQYVASSQNLTLADIANSMLNSAPAKEFFGSNLNSDENFIAHIYKTTLNKDANSDAEGKAFWLNALKSGTDRGTMVTELLKAAADPKYASSTDEATKAAHNLLVNKILASDAVADAIQNLPAGNQATALKSFQEINNAITATSTIEQIKDIIKSKSNLNLDSAKLENSLSSASKIKVISKITGKSEKQVEEALKPKEPETLKVSVAKFIEESVKPENANNKFAIEDTTKAINDKIADIVAKADKIESIKSSDDSEAIKLTKEQFNKLTADKLSKENTIEVSELEKTDKELALNDKVDTFKLKKGNLLEVSVEEFEKLKDKAGDNSFMLKDTAANIKAKLAEIASVENKAKIQNIDISDNNILEITKEQYKAIGDKFADDDKFKITGLDEGDIDIAKNNKVAEFRMQEGKTLNVTIAQLEILKGKAEDGTFSVLDGAANFTSSSLQTLETNIKKIKTIKTNEQTKQEITVSKKFANAINKFAADEKLKVTEVESAEEAKEFASKPQVKSLELKGGIASLAVKAEDFKAIAEKILDHGKLDIKDTAAAIASKLDDIMNDATKAKIKGIDISDTGTLSLTKAQYDSLKDKFAADDNLKITDVTGAIAASNAKDTFALKSNASGVDITNFSADDKVDFANLGVKHKENLTTAKNADLEMADGNIYQVDMAENIAGKNYSDADFAELFGNGKTFKSIANGKSSTVLVKGNDANKITQIYKIEDKNNDGNITNNEVTLVGKITGDYLEANDIITGS
- a CDS encoding AAA family ATPase, producing MRKFKLNKQKIIMILTAILAILLAVAVGRNQPKNIMYESYEKLLEGDMIASATVNGGELELTTKGGNKYIIVKDGVDMRALVQKVPVDLKKETPVLDEILAVLALIAICFVGLAVYARFKKQRLAAQNENQKANVYEYENIAASSVAPAISNVKFDDVAGIKDVKFELSEIVDFLKNPTKYKKFGIKMPKGVLMVGPPGVGKTLVAKAVAGEAGVPFFYQSGASFVQIYVGMGAKRVHELFLKAKAYAPSIIFIDEIDAVGKVRGGNRNDEREATLNQLLTEMDGFEDNSGVIVIAATNRIEMIDEALLRSGRFDRRIFLSMPDFTDRTEIVKSYLKDKNTSVEAQDVARISVGFSGAALSTLVNEAAINALRRGVEIIEFSDFESVLNKVLLGKKRILSYNDEEKRIQALYQGAKALAAYWFGIEFEKISLVEEQFMRPEREIESRSQMFARIKVCLAGMSALKMVKDDTFSNSNADIQKAREIAQNMVFEYGMGRTFTPSAAEAEELLQEAYAEVGTFLAGMKTQLERISEYIEIYESIDKDALSRIIKEYYN
- the mog gene encoding molybdopterin adenylyltransferase; the protein is MKVKIGILTLSDRASEGKYDDLSGAAIKEVLDGWIKSEREYFYEVIPDEIELIKERLKHMIDVLGCDLVLTTGGTGPAPRDVTPEATEAVCEKMMPGFGELMRAASLKYVPTAILSRQTAGIKGHALIVNLPGQPKAIRECLEPVFPSIPYCIDLIGGAFIETDESVMKVFRPKQKKIS